The region TGCAAAAGAAAAAAGAGTGATTTTGAAACATGCTTTGAGAAACGCCATGATACCAATTATTACCATAATAGCGCTCGATATACCTTACTTTTTTGGTGGTGCGCTGATCGTTGAGACGGTCTTTTCATGGCCTGGCATGGGTAGATTGATGTACGAAGCGGTTCTGGCAAGTGATTACAATCTTGCCGTGAATTGTTTGATGTTCATCGCGGTTATTACTTTACTGTCAAACTTGCTTGCGGATATCCTCTATGCTGTGGTTGATCCAAGAATAAGACTTGGTGAAAAGGCGGTGTGATAAAGTGCTTTTAATGAAAAAAAAGATTGAACAACTACAAGACAGTTCTGTTATACCAATTGGTACTTACTGGCAATTGGTGAGAAAAAGATTTCTAAAACACCGCTTAGCGCTTTTTGGATTGATAATTCTCGTTTTTGTAACCATGTTCAGTCTTATTGGACCGTTATTTATGAAAATTACTTACGACGAATTTGATCTTTCTGCTATCTTTGCACCACCGTTTTCACAAAACCATCTTTTTGGTACAGATGAACTCGGTAGAGATGTGCTTGTAAGGGTTATGTATGGTGGGAGAATATCGCTTTTTGTTGGGTTTGTATCGTCTCTGATCACAACCGCGATTGGTTTGCTGATTGGATTGATTTCTGGATATTTTGGCGGCATCGTTGACAGATTATTGATGAGATTTGTCGATGTCATGCTTTCAATACCTCTTTTTCCAATACTTCTCATTCTCACAATGGTCTTTGGTTCAGGTCTGACAAATACAATACTTGTACTGTCTGTCTTTGGTTGGATGGGCGTATCAAGGCTTGTGAGAGGCGTTGTTTTGTCAATAAGAGAGAATGAATACATAATGGCAGCACGTGTTCTTGGCACCAGTAGATTAAAAATTCTGTTCAAACACGTTTTGCCAAATGCAATGCCCATAACGATAGTTTCGATGACACTCAATCTTTCTTATGCGATACTTTCAGAGTCCTCCTTGAGCTATCTTGGACTTGGTATACAACCTCCCACACCATCGTGGGGCAACATGCTTCAAAGATCCATGAACTATATTCTCTCCACAGGCCATTCAAA is a window of Pseudothermotoga elfii DSM 9442 = NBRC 107921 DNA encoding:
- a CDS encoding ABC transporter permease — protein: MKKKIEQLQDSSVIPIGTYWQLVRKRFLKHRLALFGLIILVFVTMFSLIGPLFMKITYDEFDLSAIFAPPFSQNHLFGTDELGRDVLVRVMYGGRISLFVGFVSSLITTAIGLLIGLISGYFGGIVDRLLMRFVDVMLSIPLFPILLILTMVFGSGLTNTILVLSVFGWMGVSRLVRGVVLSIRENEYIMAARVLGTSRLKILFKHVLPNAMPITIVSMTLNLSYAILSESSLSYLGLGIQPPTPSWGNMLQRSMNYILSTGHSNTVPWWLVFFPGFMIFITVLSVNFLGDGLRDALDPKFVSEA